One region of Sebastes fasciatus isolate fSebFas1 chromosome 1, fSebFas1.pri, whole genome shotgun sequence genomic DNA includes:
- the phc2b gene encoding polyhomeotic-like protein 2b — MESEPGAPASTANSTGTTSTTSAAATATSSSTIAASSSSISNTTATTSTTSSSGSSSNTNSSASSSATVGRQTVPQISVYSGIPDRQTVQVFQQALHRQPNTAAQYLQQMYAAQQQHLMLQTAALQQQHNLSAAQLQSLAQASIAAGRQSSSQNGTSSQQTGSTQATINLTTSPAAAQLISRAQSISSNPTSISQQAVLLGSPSSPTLTASQAQMYLRAQMAQQNNLVQVARSLGRAVPLSPQLIFTPTATVTAVQSESSTQASCQNQVQNLAIRGQQVATTSSSQTQTLQALSLKQSPVPIQPASLIKNPSQMTHTSTGGKASSSDGSHEALKKGDSVAVTEVRAINMSRNVTAISAQPLIAPAYTQIQPHSLVQQHKQQQQQQQQQQQQFVVHQSQASQRAAGQLLQTASIQPSQHPVPVLPKPALHQASMPSQQATIFHSTISPHALHSSLNHAKAQPVQLTAINLQIQPTASRLVQDSKDKPTSLVVRETCPPPATQPQQQPQQQQQQQQQQQQQQQQQQQQQQQPAPSPSQPTKPVEHPKVDPATPAVQPQGGVSTKRPIAAPVTPPPAMTSGNESEAPPTVTGTTPQNGENKPPQAIVKPQVLTHVIEGFVIQEGAEPFPVCVERLPILIDSPKKLDHQLSSDPDKTPISNAANTDSEPEDMTEKDQEPKLTCEYCGWVDFAYTFKGSKRFCSMVCAKRYNVGCTKRIGLFRPERSKPTNRWRRRSPGRSSIEAKKQKLSPSPQQTQGGSVSSPHPSQPSQEDSSPCSDMSSYEEPPSPLSAASSGPLAPAPVPAQVPVHRHPSRASDHEGCVVRDSPSLCQRFLPNDPTKWNVEEVYEFIRSLPGCQEIADEFRSQEIDGQALLLLKEDHLMSTMNIKLGPALKIFARINMLKDS, encoded by the exons ATGGAGAGTGAGCCGGGGGCCCCTGCCTCCACGGCCAACAGCACCGggaccaccagcaccacctccgccgccgccaccgccacctCCTCCAGCACCATAGCTgccagcagtagtagtatctctaacactactgctactacttctaccacttccagtagtggtagtagtagtaacactAACAGTAGTGCCAGTAGTAGTGCTACAGTAGGAAGACAGACAGTGCCTCAGATATCTGTTTACAGTGGGATACCTGACCGACAAACCGTGCAG GTGTTCCAGCAGGCGTTACACAGACAGCCTAACACGGCAGCACAGTACTTGCAGCAGATGTACGCCGCTCAGCAGCAACATCTGATGCTTCAAACCGCagccctccagcagcagcacaacCTCAGCGCCGCTCAGCTCCAGAGCCTGGCTCAG GCCAGTATCGCAGCTGGCCGGCAAAGCTCCTCACAGAACGGCACTTCATCCCAGCAAACAGGATCAACTCAGGCTACG ATCAACCTGACCACCTCCCCGGCAGCAGCTCAGCTGATCAGCCGGGCCCAGAGCATCAGTTCCAACCCCACCAGTATTTCCCAGCAGGCTGTTCTGCTGGGCAGCCCATCTAGCCCCACGCTCACGGCCAGCCAGGCACAGATGTACCTACGTGCACAGATG GCCCAGCAGAATAACCTGGTGCAGGTGGCGAGGAGCCTGGGCCGAGCTGTTCCTCTGTCCCCGCAGCTCATCTTCACTCCAACGGCCACAGTGACGGCTGTCCAATCAGAGAGCTCCACGCAGGCCTCCTGTCAG aaTCAGGTCCAGAATCTGGCCATCCGTGGCCAGCAGGTGGCGACCACGTCCTCCTCTCAGACTCAGACCCTGCAGGCTCTCAGTCTGAAGCAGAGCCCCGTGCCCATTCAGCCTGCCTCACTGATCAAGAATCCCAGCCAAATGACGCACACCTCCACAGGAGGGAAGGCCAGCTCCTCGGATGGCTCACATGAAGCATTGAAGAAAGGGGACAGTGTGGCGGTCACAGAGGTCCGAGCTATAAACATGAGCCGCAACGTCACAGCCATCAGTGCTCAGCCTCTGATCGCTCCAG CATACACACAGATTCAGCCCCACTCCCTGGTTCAGCAgcacaagcagcagcagcagcagcagcagcagcagcagcaacagtttgTGGTCCATCAGAGCCAAGCTTCCCAGAGGGCCGCGGGCCAGCTACTGCAGACGGCATCCATTCAACCGTCACAGCACCCCGTCCCCGTACTGCCCAAACCTGCTCTGCACCAGGCCTCCATGCCCAGTCAGCAGGCCACCATCTTCCACTCCACCATCAGCCCCCACGCCCTCCACTCCTCCCTCAACCACGCCAAAGCTCAGCCCGTCCAGCTCACTGCCATCAACCTACAGATCCAGCCAACG GCCTCTCGACTGGTTCAGGACAGCAAAGATAAGCCAACCTCACTAGTGGTCAGAGAGACATGTCCGCCCCCCGCCACACAACCACAACAGCAGccgcaacagcagcagcaacagcagcaacagcagcaacagcagcaacagcagcaacagcagcaacagcagcaacctGCACCTTCGCCATCACAACCTACCAAACCTGTCGAGCATCCCAAGGTCGACCCAGCCACACCAGCTGTCCAGCCACAAG GCGGGGTCTCAACCAAGAGGCCGATCGCTGCACCTGTGACACCACCTCCAGCCATGACCTCAGGAAACGAGAGCGAGGCACCGCCCACCGTGACGGGCACCACGCCGCAGAACGGAGAGAACAAACCGCCCCAGGCTATCGTCAAGCCCCAGGTCCTCACGCATGTCATTGAGGGCTTTGTCATCCAGGAGGGAGCCGAGCCGTTCCCCGTGTGT GTGGAGCGTCTGCCCATTCTTATCGACAGCCCAAAGAAGCTGGATCATCAGCTCTCCTCCGACCCCGACAAAACCCCCATCAGCAACGCAGCAAACACCGACTCTGAGCCTGAGGACATGACGG AAAAAGACCAAGAACCCAAGCTGACATGTGAATACTGTGGCTGGGTCGACTTTGCCTACACGTTCAAAGGCTCTAAAAGATTCTGCTCCATGGTTTGTGCAAAGAG GTACAACGTGGGCTGTACAAAGCGGATAGGCCTTTTCCGTCCAGAGAGGAGTAAACCGACGAATCGCTGGCGTAGAAGATCTCCGGGCCGCTCCAGTATAGAGGCGAAGaagcag AAGCTGTCCCCGTCGCCGCAGCAGACTCAGGGCGGTTCTGTATCCTCGCCGCATCCCTCGCAGCCCAGTCAGGAGGATTCCAGCCCGTGTTCGGACATGTCCAGCTACGAGGAGCCGCCGTCTCCCCTGTCGGCGGCCAGCTCGGGACCCCTGGCACCGGCTCCGGTCCCGGCTCAGGTCCCCGTCCACCGGCATCCCAGCAGGGCCTCGGATCACGAGGGCTGCGTCGTTAGAGATTCGCCTTCGCTCTGTCAGCGCTTCTTACCCAACGACCCCACCAAGTGGAACGTGGAAGAAGTTTACGAGTTCATCCGTTCGCTGCCAG GTTGTCAGGAGATAGCAGACGAGTTTCGCTCTCAGGAGATTGACGGACAGGCCTTGCTCCTGTTGAAGGAGGACCACCTCATGAGCACCATGAACATTAAACTGGGACCCGCACTCAAGATCTTCGCACGCATCAACATGCTCAAAGACTCTTAG
- the LOC141770500 gene encoding T-complex protein 11 homolog, which produces MPNQRDEDADDSPADLPCLEKLDSPTGSPPTASLSSLMELENCVSNLNLAHEIVLNGDFCFKHRSPPTDSLEGRVTEIVHRAFWDSLQEQLNSDPPNYSHAVILLQEVKTMLQSLLLPGHVRLRSQLDEVLDMELIQQEVDHGALDLHRLAGYVINTMASLCAPVRDPAIRALRDLRDPVELLREIFRVLGLMKTDMVNFTIQSLRPHLLPQAVQYERAKFQQILDKQPACLDDTTAWLQAAASEEAAAVRARSESPSPDSRGPVSAAAVLNQAYMRLLHWDPQDQKYPETVLMDRARLDALGQRLQMLVVEASVLLLTNAQCGGAVFSLQGFVGKLRQSITALLEGSHTREADLKGALLGLGETVLQLVTEAVSGQGGAAMPQESQDLLKGQISELWKDSNPVRTLIGERVQGFLQAMLQGGLAKRSPELPAPLRLVSAELAELGTAFGRIVHFNRTVFGPFYAPILRKLLFPPGEAETGEDSR; this is translated from the exons ATGCCAAATCAAAGAGATGAGGATGCTGATGATTCCCCTGCTGACCTTCCCTGTCTGGAAAAACTTGACTCTCCCACAG GGAGCCCACCCACCGCCTCATTATCCAGTCTGATGGAGCTGGAAAATTGTGTTTCCAACCTGAACCTCGCACATGAGATAGTGCTGAATGGAGACTTCTGCTTCAAACACAGGAGCCCTCCTACAGACAG CCTGGAGGGCAGAGTGACGGAGATCGTTCACCGGGCGTTTTGGGACAGTCTTCAAGAGCAGCTGAACAGCGATCCTCCAAACTACAGCCATGCTGTCATTCTGCTCCAGGAAGTCAAGACT ATGCTTCAGTCCCTGCTGCTGCCCGGTCACGTCAGACTGAGATCCCAGCTGGACGAGGTGCTGGACATGGAGCTGATCCAGCAGGAGGTCGATCACGGAGCTCTGGATCTCCACCGACTGGCAGGATACGTCATCAACACCATGGCGTCTTTATGTGCACCTGTGCGGGACCCAGCGATCAGGGCACTGAGAGACCTCCGGGACCCTGTGGAGCTCCTGAG GGAGATCTTCCGCGTCTTGGGCCTGATGAAGACCGACATGGTTAACTTCACCATCCAGAGCCTGCGGCCTCACCTCCTGCCGCAGGCCGTGCAGTACGAGAGGGCCAAGTTCCAGCAGATCCTGGACAAGCAGCCGG CTTGTTTGGACGATACCACCGCTTGGCTTCAGGCAGCAGCGTCCGAAGAGGCGGCGGCCGTCAGAGCTCGGTCTGAGTCTCCCAGTCCTGACAGCCGAGGTCCCGTCAGCGCCGCCGCTGTCCTCAACCAGGCCTACATGCGTCTGCTACACTGGGACCCCCAAGACCAGAAATATCCCGAG actgtgcTGATGGACCGAGCCCGCCTGGACGCCCTGGGCCAGCGGCTCCAGATGCTGGTCGTGGAGGCGTCGGTGCTGCTGCTGACCAACGCTCAGTGTGGGGGTGCCGTTTTCTCCCTGCAGGGGTTTGTAGGTAAACTCAGGCAGTCCATCACTGCCCTGCTGGAGGGCAGTCACACCAG GGAAGCTGACCTGAAGGGGGCGTTGCTTGGGCTCGGGGAGACAGTGCTGCAGCTGGTGACCGAAGCTGTGAGCGGCCAGGGAGGAGCAGCGATGCCTCAGGAGAGCCAGGATCTGCTGAAAGGACAAATATCTGAGCTGTGGAAGGACAGCAATCCTGTCCGCACACTCATAG GGGAAAGGGTTCAGGGCTTCCTCCAGGCAATGCTGCAGGGCGGCCTCGCTAAAAGGAGTCCAGAGCTGCCCGCTCCCCTCAGGCTGGTGAGCGCCGAGCTAGCCGAACTGGGGACGGCCTTTGGGCGAATCGTCCACTTCAACCGAACGGTCTTTGGTCCTTTCTACGCACCCATCCTCAGGAAACTGCTGTTCCCACCAGGAGAGGCCGAGACCGGTGAGGACTCACGCTAG